In one Pseudodesulfovibrio tunisiensis genomic region, the following are encoded:
- the ileS gene encoding isoleucine--tRNA ligase, with protein sequence MSDYKKTLLLPKTKFPMKANLRQREPEMLKFWEKIGAYDAMITSGGDKGEYCLHDGPPYANGHIHMGTALNKVLKDIVVKSRNMEGIRAQYVPGWDCHGLPIEHKVEQELKKKKKELDTLTIRKICREYAAKWLDVQRKEFKRLGVLGKWEEPYRTMNPTYEAATARELGRFMEKGGVVRGKKPVHWCCDCSTALAEAEVEYEDHTSPSIFVRFPLTDPAASKLGDVDMNRLYVAIWTTTPWTIPDNMAVAVHPNFDYAVIRVGEDFYVMAEALLEECAGKFGWEAPEILTRVRGSELEGLKAKHPIYDRESPIVLADYVTLDSGTGCVHTAPGHGREDFETGIRYGLEVLSPMNDKGVFLPEVEFFAGLNVWEANPKVIEKLQELGNLLASEDITHSYPHCWRCKKPVIFRATTQWFIGMEENDLRSRALNAIRNNVNWVPSWGEERIFNMVENRPDWCISRQRNWGVPISALICKDCDETWFDAQWVYDICDKYEKHPTGCDYWFEAPIEELVPEGLTCPKCGGTHWKRERDILDVWFDSGTSFAAVVEQRDECQYPADLYLEGSDQHRGWFHSSLLASMGTREKAPYKTVLTHGYVVDGEGRKMSKSIGNVIAPQEIIDKYGAEILRMWVSASNYQEDIRISDETLNRLVDAYRRIRNTCRYLLSNLNDFDPAEKVAVDDLLPLDRYALDLVTRRHATIREAYDNFEFHKVYHTLHNLCVVDLSAFYLDIIKDRLYVEEQHGIRRRSAQTVLWQILLMLLQDMAPVLSFTAEEAFQALPDTIKGKLSQDKTVFALRFTPDETDLSEDECERWETLAAIRDAVNRAIEPKRKDGVVGKSLDAQVTLYCDEDLRDLLSGEDLDIQELFIVSKVVLDELGSAPEDAAHAEDIESLRIGVAQAPGRKCERCWRICEDLGTDPAHPDACPRCTAVLSTLN encoded by the coding sequence ATGAGCGATTACAAAAAAACATTGCTGTTGCCCAAAACCAAATTCCCCATGAAAGCCAATCTCCGGCAACGTGAGCCGGAGATGCTCAAGTTCTGGGAAAAGATCGGCGCTTACGACGCAATGATTACCTCCGGCGGGGACAAGGGCGAATACTGCCTGCACGACGGCCCGCCGTATGCCAACGGCCATATCCACATGGGAACGGCCCTGAACAAGGTTCTCAAGGACATCGTGGTCAAGTCCCGGAACATGGAAGGCATCAGGGCCCAGTATGTCCCGGGCTGGGATTGCCACGGTCTGCCCATCGAGCACAAGGTCGAGCAGGAACTGAAGAAGAAGAAAAAGGAACTCGACACGCTGACCATCCGCAAGATCTGCCGCGAGTACGCCGCCAAATGGCTGGACGTGCAACGCAAGGAATTCAAGCGGCTCGGCGTGCTGGGCAAATGGGAAGAACCCTACCGCACCATGAACCCGACCTACGAGGCAGCCACGGCCCGCGAACTGGGACGTTTCATGGAAAAGGGCGGCGTGGTGCGCGGCAAGAAGCCCGTGCACTGGTGCTGCGACTGTTCCACGGCTCTGGCCGAGGCCGAGGTGGAATACGAGGACCACACCTCCCCGTCCATCTTCGTCCGTTTTCCCCTGACCGATCCGGCTGCTTCCAAGCTCGGCGATGTGGACATGAACCGGCTGTACGTGGCCATCTGGACCACCACCCCCTGGACCATCCCCGACAACATGGCCGTGGCCGTGCACCCGAATTTCGACTACGCCGTGATCAGGGTCGGCGAGGACTTCTACGTCATGGCCGAGGCCCTGCTCGAGGAATGCGCGGGCAAGTTCGGCTGGGAAGCCCCGGAAATCCTGACCCGAGTCAGAGGCTCGGAGCTTGAAGGCCTGAAGGCCAAACATCCCATCTACGACCGCGAATCCCCGATCGTGCTGGCCGACTACGTCACGCTGGACTCGGGCACGGGCTGTGTGCACACGGCTCCGGGCCATGGCCGCGAGGACTTCGAAACCGGCATCCGCTATGGTCTGGAAGTGCTTTCCCCCATGAACGACAAGGGCGTGTTCCTGCCCGAGGTGGAATTCTTCGCCGGTCTGAACGTGTGGGAAGCCAATCCCAAGGTCATTGAAAAACTTCAGGAACTCGGCAACCTGCTGGCCTCCGAAGACATCACCCACTCCTACCCGCACTGCTGGCGCTGCAAGAAGCCGGTCATTTTTCGCGCCACCACCCAGTGGTTCATCGGCATGGAGGAAAACGACCTGCGCTCCCGCGCCCTGAACGCCATTCGCAACAACGTGAACTGGGTGCCGTCCTGGGGCGAGGAACGCATCTTCAACATGGTCGAGAACCGTCCCGACTGGTGCATCTCCCGCCAGCGCAACTGGGGCGTGCCCATTTCCGCACTCATCTGCAAGGACTGCGACGAAACCTGGTTCGACGCGCAGTGGGTCTACGACATCTGCGACAAGTACGAAAAGCACCCCACGGGTTGCGACTACTGGTTCGAAGCTCCCATCGAGGAACTCGTTCCCGAGGGACTGACCTGTCCCAAATGCGGCGGCACCCACTGGAAGCGCGAGCGCGACATTCTGGACGTGTGGTTCGACTCCGGCACCAGCTTTGCGGCCGTTGTCGAGCAACGTGACGAATGCCAGTATCCGGCCGACCTGTATCTGGAAGGCTCGGACCAGCATCGCGGCTGGTTCCACAGCTCCCTGCTCGCGTCCATGGGCACCCGGGAAAAGGCCCCCTACAAGACCGTGCTCACCCATGGCTACGTGGTGGATGGCGAAGGCCGCAAAATGTCCAAGTCCATCGGCAACGTGATCGCGCCTCAGGAAATCATCGACAAGTACGGCGCGGAAATCCTGCGCATGTGGGTTTCCGCCTCCAACTATCAGGAAGACATCCGCATCTCGGACGAAACCCTGAACAGACTGGTTGACGCATATCGTCGCATCCGCAACACCTGCCGCTATCTGCTGTCGAACCTCAACGACTTCGATCCTGCGGAAAAGGTGGCTGTCGACGATCTGCTGCCGCTGGACCGCTACGCCCTCGATCTGGTGACCCGCCGACATGCGACCATTCGCGAGGCATACGACAATTTCGAATTCCACAAGGTCTATCACACCCTGCACAACCTGTGCGTGGTCGACCTGTCCGCATTCTATCTCGACATCATCAAGGACCGCCTCTATGTGGAGGAACAGCACGGCATCAGACGCCGTTCGGCCCAGACCGTGCTGTGGCAGATTCTGCTCATGCTGCTTCAGGACATGGCCCCGGTGCTTTCCTTCACTGCCGAGGAAGCCTTCCAGGCCCTGCCCGACACCATCAAGGGCAAGCTCTCCCAGGACAAGACCGTGTTCGCCCTGCGCTTCACTCCGGACGAAACCGACCTGAGCGAAGACGAATGCGAACGATGGGAGACTCTGGCCGCAATTCGCGACGCGGTGAACCGCGCCATCGAACCGAAACGCAAGGATGGCGTGGTCGGAAAATCCCTCGACGCACAGGTGACCCTGTACTGCGACGAGGACCTGCGCGACCTGCTTTCCGGTGAGGATCTGGACATTCAGGAACTCTTCATCGTGTCCAAGGTCGTGCTGGACGAACTCGGCAGCGCGCCCGAGGATGCCGCACATGCCGAGGATATCGAATCCCTGCGCATCGGCGTGGCTCAGGCTCCGGGCCGCAAATGCGAACGGTGCTGGCGCATCTGCGAGGATCTGGGAACCGACCCGGCGCATCCCGATGCCTGCCCGCGCTGCACCGCCGTGCTCTCCACTCTGAATTAA
- the lspA gene encoding signal peptidase II, translating into MNRYALATVWTVSMTALDQLTKLLVMGTMPEWTYKTIIPGFFNLVHVHNKGTAWGFLDREDIDWQVPLFIGITIVALGFIAYMLKTTREDDKWMVTGLGMIAGGAIGNLIDRVRLGEVVDFLDFYVNSYHWPAFNIADSALTVGAVCILISMYRNRDRDQNA; encoded by the coding sequence ATGAACCGCTACGCGCTTGCCACAGTCTGGACCGTTTCCATGACCGCCCTTGACCAGCTCACCAAGCTGCTGGTCATGGGCACCATGCCGGAATGGACGTACAAGACGATCATCCCCGGCTTCTTCAACCTCGTGCACGTGCACAACAAGGGCACGGCCTGGGGCTTTCTGGACCGGGAAGACATCGACTGGCAGGTGCCGCTCTTCATAGGAATCACAATCGTTGCCCTCGGCTTCATCGCCTACATGCTCAAGACCACCCGCGAAGACGACAAGTGGATGGTCACGGGTTTGGGCATGATCGCCGGGGGCGCGATCGGAAACCTCATCGACCGCGTCCGTCTGGGTGAAGTCGTTGACTTTCTGGATTTCTACGTGAATTCATATCACTGGCCCGCGTTCAACATTGCGGACTCGGCCCTGACCGTGGGCGCGGTCTGCATCCTGATTTCCATGTACCGAAACCGGGACAGGGACCAAAACGCATAA
- a CDS encoding PLD nuclease N-terminal domain-containing protein, protein MFADFSALTAQQWTVILGVVAVCFGLSAFCILDVWKRQFESSNEKALWMQMCIFIPILGALAYLFVGRKRGS, encoded by the coding sequence ATGTTCGCCGACTTCTCCGCTCTTACCGCGCAGCAATGGACCGTAATACTGGGCGTTGTGGCCGTGTGTTTCGGACTCAGCGCCTTCTGCATTCTGGACGTCTGGAAGCGCCAATTCGAATCGTCCAACGAAAAGGCGCTCTGGATGCAGATGTGCATTTTCATTCCCATTCTCGGCGCACTGGCATATCTTTTCGTAGGAAGAAAACGAGGGAGTTGA
- a CDS encoding tetratricopeptide repeat protein, with product MNRISRTFTVLALTMALAGTWGCASRQDMETIQSERQRDRARIQQLEQELEESRVLLKEEIEKSQSPVRQKTADIWAEIQGLRMAFAKLRGELETMEIRMDRQLGAADSPTTVSSLERRIKEIEFALENQLHVELPKTTEDQTAQQAAATGVVAGAATEAVAGQDAPKTAPKAPAKESPKVESDPAKALYDKAYALYKEGKYDQARSYWAEFTETFRKHAYVGSALFWQGQCYYKLKDYARAVILYEDVIEKHKKSSKYKSALLRSGYSWSHLGKPELARMRLNEVIGKFPKTVEATQAKRFLEKMK from the coding sequence ATGAATCGCATTTCGAGGACCTTCACGGTATTGGCCCTGACCATGGCTCTGGCTGGCACCTGGGGCTGCGCCTCGCGACAGGACATGGAAACCATCCAGTCCGAACGCCAGCGCGACCGCGCACGGATTCAGCAGCTTGAACAGGAGCTCGAGGAATCCCGAGTGCTGCTCAAGGAGGAAATCGAAAAATCCCAGTCCCCTGTCCGACAGAAAACCGCTGACATCTGGGCGGAGATTCAGGGACTGCGAATGGCTTTCGCCAAGCTCCGCGGCGAACTGGAAACCATGGAAATCCGCATGGACCGCCAGTTGGGCGCTGCGGACTCCCCCACCACGGTTTCCTCTCTGGAAAGACGCATCAAGGAAATCGAATTCGCTCTGGAAAACCAGCTTCACGTTGAGCTGCCCAAAACCACGGAAGACCAGACCGCGCAGCAGGCCGCAGCAACCGGAGTCGTTGCCGGAGCCGCAACCGAAGCGGTAGCCGGACAGGATGCCCCCAAAACCGCGCCCAAGGCTCCGGCCAAGGAATCTCCCAAGGTCGAAAGCGATCCGGCCAAGGCGCTGTATGACAAGGCCTATGCCCTGTACAAGGAAGGCAAATACGACCAGGCCCGTTCCTATTGGGCCGAGTTCACGGAAACCTTCAGGAAACACGCCTACGTTGGCAGCGCTCTGTTCTGGCAGGGCCAGTGCTACTACAAGCTCAAGGATTATGCCCGGGCCGTCATTCTGTATGAAGACGTGATCGAAAAGCACAAGAAGAGCTCGAAATACAAATCCGCCCTGCTCCGCTCCGGCTATTCCTGGAGCCATCTGGGCAAGCCCGAACTGGCCAGAATGCGCCTGAACGAGGTCATCGGCAAATTCCCCAAGACCGTGGAAGCCACCCAGGCAAAACGGTTTCTGGAGAAAATGAAATAA
- a CDS encoding NIL domain-containing protein, with product MKDVVKGFRKIVYLTFPPDISGRPVVCNLGKLFDLSFNILKADISPRHEGTMTLEISGMEAEFQKGIAYLKESGIRITPVAHKIFRDEDACIHCGLCTAMCPTNALTLERSDKTVTFNVDKCSACGMCTRICPVKAMTLDLDENGAH from the coding sequence ATGAAAGACGTTGTCAAAGGGTTTCGCAAGATCGTCTACCTCACGTTCCCCCCGGACATTTCCGGTCGCCCCGTGGTGTGCAATCTGGGCAAGCTGTTCGACCTGAGCTTCAACATCCTCAAGGCTGACATCAGTCCCCGGCATGAGGGCACCATGACTCTGGAAATTTCCGGAATGGAAGCCGAATTTCAAAAGGGAATCGCCTATCTCAAGGAAAGCGGCATTCGCATCACGCCCGTGGCGCACAAGATTTTTCGCGACGAGGATGCCTGCATCCACTGCGGATTGTGCACGGCCATGTGCCCGACCAATGCACTGACACTGGAAAGAAGCGACAAGACCGTGACCTTCAACGTGGACAAATGCTCCGCCTGCGGCATGTGCACGCGAATCTGTCCGGTCAAGGCCATGACCCTTGATCTGGATGAAAACGGAGCCCACTAG
- a CDS encoding PilZ domain-containing protein, which translates to MSEEKRSFSRVEARVKTYARRVDSLESPQLFRGCAIGEFSSREGFAATSKLPDDLANFLMEMDRKMDRILGLLSQDQLRDDFPLNLDVMEISAAGVRFRTDDPLKVDDCLEAVFVLNRVPLKMAGAKGRIVGLDAETNLFRFEFVNIRDTDKEAIVQFVFQQQREQIRNSSMR; encoded by the coding sequence ATGAGTGAGGAAAAACGCTCCTTTTCCCGAGTGGAGGCCCGCGTCAAGACCTATGCGCGTCGGGTCGACAGTCTGGAATCCCCGCAGCTTTTCCGCGGATGCGCAATCGGCGAATTTTCCAGCCGGGAGGGCTTCGCCGCCACAAGCAAGCTCCCGGACGACCTTGCCAATTTCCTCATGGAAATGGACCGGAAAATGGACCGCATCCTCGGCCTGCTCAGTCAGGATCAGCTCAGGGACGATTTTCCCCTGAATCTGGATGTCATGGAAATTTCCGCTGCTGGCGTCCGCTTTCGCACGGATGATCCGCTCAAGGTGGACGACTGCCTCGAGGCCGTCTTCGTCCTGAACCGCGTGCCCTTGAAGATGGCCGGAGCAAAGGGCCGCATTGTCGGACTGGATGCGGAAACGAATCTGTTCCGCTTTGAGTTCGTCAACATCCGGGACACGGACAAGGAAGCCATAGTCCAATTCGTGTTCCAGCAGCAGCGCGAACAGATTCGCAACTCCAGCATGCGCTAG
- a CDS encoding protein phosphatase CheZ gives MTTNEEIVRDLMEKVSDQLVNSLRDSITASVEREIAKNLSTALLEGEFYRRVNDDLQEGLKQIYQEVKAAKGGTVVRKIEADIDPEELFNEASDQLDAVLKTTEKAAVEIIDIVENLQELQTSVADIVKGFESGGVTRENRERLKEINETLGNDLSTIMVTLSFQDLTGQRIKIIINSIRKVEEIVRDVMVSTGLMLRQREEEPERDIDSLSQEAKNKASDLKGPQLENSQNDVDDLLSSLGLD, from the coding sequence ATGACCACCAATGAGGAAATAGTCAGGGATTTGATGGAAAAGGTTTCGGACCAGTTGGTCAACAGTCTCCGGGACTCCATCACGGCCTCCGTGGAAAGGGAAATCGCGAAAAACCTTTCCACAGCTCTGCTGGAAGGCGAATTCTACCGCCGGGTCAATGACGATCTCCAGGAAGGCCTGAAGCAGATCTATCAGGAAGTCAAAGCCGCCAAGGGCGGCACCGTGGTCAGGAAGATCGAGGCGGACATCGATCCCGAGGAGTTGTTCAACGAGGCTTCGGACCAACTCGACGCCGTGCTCAAGACCACGGAAAAGGCTGCCGTGGAGATCATCGACATCGTGGAGAACCTTCAGGAACTCCAGACCAGCGTGGCCGACATCGTCAAGGGCTTCGAATCCGGCGGCGTAACCAGGGAAAACCGCGAAAGGCTCAAGGAAATCAATGAAACTTTGGGCAACGACCTTTCCACCATCATGGTCACCCTGAGCTTTCAGGACCTCACTGGCCAGCGCATCAAGATCATCATCAACTCCATACGCAAGGTCGAGGAAATCGTGCGCGATGTCATGGTTTCCACGGGGCTGATGCTCCGCCAGCGTGAAGAGGAACCGGAAAGGGACATTGATTCCCTGTCGCAGGAAGCCAAGAACAAGGCTTCGGACCTCAAGGGACCGCAACTTGAGAACTCGCAGAACGACGTGGACGACCTGCTTTCCTCTCTCGGTCTGGACTAG
- a CDS encoding CgeB family protein — translation MTDSRLQGLKILVVLPLYGGSLPVGRFAADALRQSGHFVEVFEAPEFLDSYNSLRNLKVTTDRLEYLQNSYLNVVSQAVLAKVETFEPDMVLAMAQAPLTHQALKRLRRDKVVTAMWFVEDYRLFTYWKSYAPFYDLFAVIQKGEFFEELAAIGQPNALYLPLAMQPDVHKPLELTSVEKRKFGSALSFMGAGYPNRRIAFRELAHRDFRIWGTEWEGDHVLEPLVQMKGARVSSEDCVRIFNATAINLNLHSSIQADQLVSFGDFVNPRTFEIAGCGAFQLVDERKLLPEAFAPDEMATFSSMADLKEKIGYFASHPDEVREYARKARARVLADHTYAHRMATLVEFAAARMEGWPAPRKDDAVFGPDFPEELKADILALITRLGLPEDVGFSDLVWAVRQQQGRLSELDTAILFLDEWQKLYRN, via the coding sequence ATGACGGATTCACGTTTGCAAGGATTGAAGATTCTCGTTGTCCTGCCTTTGTATGGCGGTTCCCTGCCCGTGGGGCGGTTTGCTGCGGATGCATTGCGTCAGTCCGGGCATTTTGTCGAAGTGTTCGAGGCCCCGGAGTTTCTGGACTCGTACAATTCGCTCAGGAACCTCAAGGTTACCACAGATCGATTGGAATATTTGCAGAATTCCTATCTGAATGTGGTCAGTCAGGCTGTGTTGGCCAAGGTGGAAACCTTTGAGCCGGACATGGTGCTGGCCATGGCGCAGGCACCGTTGACGCATCAGGCGCTCAAGCGGCTTCGGCGCGACAAGGTGGTCACGGCCATGTGGTTTGTGGAGGATTACCGGCTTTTCACCTACTGGAAATCCTACGCGCCTTTTTACGATCTTTTCGCAGTCATTCAGAAGGGCGAATTTTTCGAGGAACTTGCTGCCATTGGGCAGCCCAATGCCCTGTATCTTCCTCTTGCCATGCAGCCCGACGTGCACAAGCCATTGGAACTGACATCCGTTGAAAAGCGGAAGTTCGGTTCGGCGTTGTCCTTCATGGGCGCGGGATATCCCAATCGGCGCATCGCGTTTCGGGAACTGGCGCACAGGGATTTCAGGATATGGGGCACGGAGTGGGAGGGCGATCACGTACTGGAACCTCTGGTGCAGATGAAGGGTGCGCGTGTCTCTTCCGAGGATTGCGTCAGGATTTTCAACGCCACGGCCATCAATCTGAACCTGCATTCAAGCATTCAGGCCGACCAGTTGGTTTCGTTCGGGGATTTCGTGAATCCTCGGACCTTTGAAATTGCCGGATGCGGAGCTTTCCAGCTTGTTGATGAACGAAAGCTTTTGCCCGAGGCATTTGCTCCGGATGAAATGGCCACGTTTTCCAGCATGGCCGACCTGAAGGAAAAGATCGGATATTTCGCGTCCCATCCCGACGAAGTTCGGGAATACGCCCGCAAGGCAAGGGCGCGGGTTCTTGCCGATCATACCTATGCGCACCGCATGGCAACGCTTGTGGAATTTGCGGCTGCGCGCATGGAGGGCTGGCCAGCGCCTCGGAAGGATGATGCCGTTTTCGGGCCGGATTTTCCCGAAGAACTCAAGGCGGACATTCTGGCTCTCATCACGAGGTTGGGACTTCCCGAAGATGTGGGATTCAGCGATCTGGTCTGGGCCGTGCGCCAGCAGCAGGGACGGCTTTCCGAGCTGGATACCGCAATTCTGTTTCTGGACGAGTGGCAGAAGTTGTACAGGAATTAG
- a CDS encoding glycosyltransferase family 9 protein, translating into MKHYLVMQLARFGDLIQSKRLVATLMRRDTAVVHLCVDNSLKSLAEIVYPEAVVHAVAAHGTGVKPAEIVRTLLLGNLPAFAELRQIEFSEVFNLNFSPLNFRLAALFDPEIVHGYKWRNGQDLVDTWPSMAMRWSRNRRIGLNLVDFWAGYCRDMIPAAQVNPEATPKGGGIGVVLAGRESRRSLPPEVLARITATLAARDHAPQVVLLGGQSERATGRAMMRELPPRVQAVTRNLAGQTDWTGLVEVVGSLDMVITPDTGTMHLAAHLGTPVLAFFLSSAWCFETGPYGMGHTVYQAQAPCLPCLETVPCEYGVKCLSCFDDPGFPRFLTTGKAEHCPDGLTAFHSGFDDLGMDFTPFAGTDSERKTRQAFRKFLADYLGQKWQAGGQEPFSGAERIFQARDWMGEAEANGYRFTAD; encoded by the coding sequence ATGAAACACTATCTCGTCATGCAACTCGCCAGATTCGGCGATCTGATCCAGAGCAAGCGGCTTGTGGCAACGCTCATGCGGCGCGATACCGCCGTGGTGCATCTTTGCGTTGACAATTCATTGAAATCACTGGCGGAAATTGTTTACCCGGAAGCTGTTGTCCATGCCGTGGCTGCTCATGGCACAGGCGTGAAACCAGCCGAAATCGTGCGCACTCTTCTGCTTGGAAATCTTCCGGCATTTGCCGAATTGCGACAAATCGAATTTTCCGAGGTGTTCAACCTCAACTTTTCTCCGCTCAATTTTCGGCTGGCTGCCCTGTTCGACCCGGAAATCGTTCACGGATACAAGTGGCGCAATGGGCAGGATTTGGTGGACACGTGGCCGTCCATGGCCATGCGTTGGTCTCGCAACCGGCGGATCGGGCTGAATCTGGTGGATTTCTGGGCCGGATATTGTCGGGACATGATTCCCGCGGCCCAGGTCAATCCTGAAGCAACCCCGAAAGGCGGAGGCATTGGTGTGGTGCTGGCCGGGCGTGAATCCCGGCGTTCCCTGCCACCCGAAGTGCTGGCGAGGATCACGGCAACGCTGGCTGCCCGAGACCATGCCCCACAGGTCGTGCTGCTGGGCGGGCAGTCCGAACGTGCCACAGGCAGGGCAATGATGCGGGAACTGCCGCCACGGGTTCAGGCCGTGACAAGAAATCTGGCCGGGCAGACTGATTGGACCGGGCTTGTCGAGGTCGTGGGAAGTCTGGACATGGTGATTACTCCGGACACGGGTACCATGCATCTTGCCGCGCATCTGGGGACGCCGGTACTCGCGTTCTTTCTGTCCTCGGCATGGTGTTTCGAGACCGGACCGTACGGGATGGGGCATACCGTGTATCAGGCGCAGGCTCCCTGTCTACCGTGTCTGGAAACCGTACCGTGCGAATACGGAGTGAAATGTCTGTCCTGTTTCGATGATCCCGGCTTTCCGCGTTTTCTGACCACGGGAAAAGCGGAGCATTGCCCGGACGGACTCACGGCATTCCACTCCGGATTCGATGATTTGGGCATGGATTTTACCCCTTTTGCCGGAACGGATTCCGAACGGAAGACACGGCAGGCATTCCGGAAGTTTCTGGCTGACTATCTGGGACAGAAATGGCAGGCGGGTGGGCAGGAACCCTTTTCCGGGGCGGAACGGATTTTTCAGGCACGGGATTGGATGGGCGAGGCCGAGGCCAACGGGTATCGGTTTACGGCCGACTAG
- a CDS encoding precorrin-2 dehydrogenase/sirohydrochlorin ferrochelatase family protein, producing the protein MRYYPIFVNLENRACLVVGAGEVGKRKIQSLIDSGAGHVTIIETREADPEMQSILDLKHVDFHCREFRDSDLDGKFLVIACTSSEDVNWRISNLCAERGILCNIVDQPEKCSFIVPATVKRGDLTVAISTAGRSPALAKRIRKDLQHSFGDEYAILLTTMGRIRPLLLGMGMPTRDNTAVFRSLVSSGLLEAFRTRDMNAAGDILKETLPEPLHANIPELLDGLV; encoded by the coding sequence ATGCGTTATTACCCCATTTTCGTGAATCTGGAAAACAGGGCTTGCCTCGTGGTCGGGGCCGGAGAGGTCGGGAAAAGGAAAATCCAGTCCCTGATCGATTCCGGGGCCGGACATGTGACCATCATCGAGACACGGGAAGCCGACCCGGAAATGCAGTCCATTCTCGACCTGAAGCACGTGGACTTTCATTGCCGCGAATTCCGGGACAGCGATCTGGACGGCAAATTTCTGGTCATTGCCTGCACTTCCAGCGAAGACGTGAACTGGCGCATCAGCAATCTGTGCGCCGAGCGCGGCATTCTGTGCAACATCGTGGACCAGCCCGAAAAGTGCAGCTTCATCGTGCCCGCCACGGTCAAGCGCGGGGACCTGACCGTGGCCATTTCCACGGCCGGACGCAGCCCGGCACTTGCCAAACGGATACGCAAGGATTTACAGCACAGCTTCGGCGACGAATACGCAATCCTGCTCACGACCATGGGCCGGATTCGTCCCCTGCTTCTGGGCATGGGCATGCCGACCCGGGACAACACAGCCGTGTTCCGTTCCCTGGTAAGTTCCGGCCTGCTCGAAGCATTCCGAACCCGCGACATGAACGCGGCCGGGGACATATTGAAGGAAACCCTGCCCGAACCGTTGCACGCCAACATTCCGGAGCTTTTGGATGGGCTTGTTTGA
- the ccsA gene encoding cytochrome c biogenesis protein CcsA, producing the protein MGLFELTQLVIIAFYFMGALLFLTGLTTRNDRLKRISMYLAVGGFALHTADIAALLIQDVSVLQGGNFYFSTLAWCVLLIYFFLWWKLRLEFLALTALPLALLLFAGSMALGGIKVSMPRELTLLFFGLHIGTLVVTMGMMTMAFGAGLAFIHYNRKIKTKAGLASLGKDTPSLNMFDRVNRWAVLLGFPLYTLGLFSSYVWYWISPGKQFSWDIMNLSSLAVWFVFAFLFHQRLVLGWRGRKPAIAAVWVFIGLAISLIHHAIMFRS; encoded by the coding sequence ATGGGCTTGTTTGAACTGACTCAACTCGTGATCATCGCCTTCTATTTCATGGGCGCGCTCCTGTTCCTGACCGGACTCACCACCCGCAACGACAGGCTCAAGCGCATCTCCATGTATCTGGCCGTGGGCGGATTCGCCCTGCATACCGCCGACATTGCCGCGCTCCTGATCCAGGATGTGTCCGTGCTTCAGGGCGGCAACTTCTACTTCAGCACCCTTGCCTGGTGCGTGCTGCTGATCTACTTCTTTCTCTGGTGGAAGCTGCGGCTGGAATTTCTGGCCCTGACCGCCCTGCCGCTGGCCCTGCTGCTCTTTGCCGGGTCCATGGCGCTGGGCGGCATCAAGGTTTCCATGCCACGGGAACTGACCCTGCTCTTCTTCGGCCTGCACATCGGCACGCTGGTGGTGACCATGGGCATGATGACCATGGCCTTCGGCGCGGGACTGGCCTTCATCCACTACAACAGGAAAATCAAGACCAAGGCCGGGCTGGCCAGTCTGGGCAAGGACACCCCATCCCTGAACATGTTCGACAGGGTCAACCGCTGGGCCGTGCTTCTGGGATTTCCACTGTACACGCTGGGCCTTTTCTCCTCCTATGTCTGGTACTGGATTTCCCCGGGCAAGCAGTTTTCCTGGGACATCATGAATCTTTCTTCCCTGGCGGTCTGGTTCGTGTTCGCGTTCCTGTTCCACCAGCGGCTGGTGCTGGGATGGCGCGGTCGCAAGCCCGCCATTGCAGCGGTCTGGGTCTTCATTGGCCTGGCCATTTCCCTTATCCACCATGCAATCATGTTCCGGTCGTAA